Proteins from a genomic interval of Sphingobacterium sp. SYP-B4668:
- a CDS encoding TolC family protein, producing MKYLCFHTRFKYIYFLTIVLYLSAQPAAGQDLIQHRRSLRSCVDLALERNLVLQNQSLIEERAALGYTRAWQGRLPSLNASLGHGLSEGKSIDPSTNQFISKRFTSGNQELNTSVVLFDGLGMLYDIRQQASHSDAAQKEREGAAMGLKLDVILAYMQVWTAQDILTQATTNMLTTAEQLKRSTTLHQQGAIAPGDYFDIKGQYAAEASNINTLKRILFESRIALASLMNIAEHDLGDLEPVNRLLPGFGDVAMQAEQLYQAAQIALPDYQALESRIRAAEYGIKYAKSAYFPRLTFNAGLNSQYSGTSTDSYIKQVDNNLGKYLSFGLSIPIFNGFKVRNQVKEAKLNYRNQEIENEQKKLELLKQTTKTVFDYKQSFENIRLLNEQVQDYKESFRIAQVRFDQGDINSVTYIISKNKYEEAQSKLTIAEYQLTLQRYTMDYYQGKLGF from the coding sequence ATGAAATACTTATGTTTCCACACACGCTTTAAATACATTTATTTTTTGACCATTGTCCTTTATTTGTCTGCTCAACCTGCCGCAGGACAAGATTTGATTCAACATAGACGAAGTCTTCGTTCCTGTGTTGACTTAGCGTTAGAGCGTAATTTGGTACTGCAAAATCAGTCTTTAATAGAAGAACGTGCTGCATTAGGCTATACCCGCGCCTGGCAGGGACGATTGCCATCCTTGAATGCTAGCTTGGGACACGGTCTTAGTGAAGGTAAAAGTATAGACCCTTCTACTAACCAGTTTATAAGTAAAAGATTCACCTCGGGCAATCAAGAATTAAATACGTCTGTAGTATTGTTTGATGGTTTGGGAATGCTATACGACATTCGCCAACAGGCTAGCCACAGCGATGCAGCGCAAAAGGAGCGAGAAGGGGCTGCAATGGGTTTAAAACTGGATGTAATTCTAGCCTATATGCAGGTGTGGACCGCACAAGACATATTGACTCAAGCGACGACCAACATGTTGACCACCGCTGAACAACTGAAAAGGTCAACAACCTTACATCAACAGGGGGCAATCGCGCCGGGCGACTATTTCGATATCAAAGGGCAGTATGCTGCCGAAGCCTCAAATATCAATACTTTAAAACGGATACTCTTCGAGAGTCGTATTGCACTAGCGAGTCTAATGAATATAGCTGAACATGATTTAGGTGATCTAGAACCAGTTAATCGCCTGTTGCCAGGATTTGGAGATGTGGCTATGCAGGCCGAGCAGTTGTATCAAGCCGCCCAAATCGCTTTACCTGATTACCAAGCTTTGGAATCGAGGATAAGGGCAGCCGAGTATGGAATCAAATATGCAAAATCAGCCTATTTTCCAAGATTGACGTTCAACGCGGGGTTGAATAGCCAGTATTCAGGTACGTCAACAGATTCATATATCAAGCAAGTGGATAATAATTTAGGGAAGTATCTCTCTTTTGGGCTAAGTATCCCTATTTTTAATGGGTTTAAGGTCCGTAATCAAGTGAAAGAGGCTAAGCTTAATTATAGAAATCAAGAGATTGAAAATGAACAAAAAAAATTAGAACTTTTAAAACAGACAACTAAAACTGTGTTCGATTACAAACAATCATTTGAAAACATCCGATTGTTAAACGAGCAGGTGCAAGATTATAAAGAGTCATTTCGAATAGCTCAGGTTAGGTTTGATCAAGGGGATATCAACTCGGTGACATACATTATCTCCAAGAACAAATATGAGGAGGCCCAATCAAAGTTAACCATTGCCGAGTATCAGCTGACCTTGCAACGATATACGATGGATTACTACCAAGGGAAGTTGGGTTTTTAA